The Plasmodium yoelii strain 17X genome assembly, chromosome: 8 DNA window cctgaaccctaaaccctaaaccctgaaccctaaccctaaccctgaaccctaaaccctgaaccctggaaccctgaaccctaaaccctgaaccctaaaccctgaaccctgaaccctaaaccctgaaccctaaacctaacccctgaaccctaaaccctgaacccttgattttaaaataatacatagtaaatattaaatattatacataaataactactgatgcaaattttaaagtataatagaaaaatatgtttaattaagtTATCATATTgtcctttaagaggagagagataagatatatttactcttttaatatataaatttagataaatatccGTACATGTTCtgaattgttcatttttttcttatatattctactgCTATAATTATCAATGTATAAacaatcaaataatttattaaaaattctatattttattaattttatgacaaaacaatgataatatggaataatagaAAGACATTTAACGTTAATTAAGTTTATATCCTTTTCTCTATTTATCCagttttttagaatataaaattacaaatcccaaattggatctttaacaaatatataaaaattatctctttatatatattattatgtgtcttttcaataaaattcatattaatatttaattatatgaagttcccacaataaaacaatatcccaatattagttattattAGAACATTTTActagattatatgtatagttatataataataacaataaatttatctatcatattatttataattattagaataaaatataacattaaattttattaatacacttatattttatttttttaattattttaaaatataatttatttatacctcaaagttataaaatttaaaaattaatagtaattaatatattattataccttatgataaataaattaaagcatTTATAGCTAGTTCtgttaatattaattaattttaatacgaATGCAAAGGaattacaaaatataatagtaactacaattaaaacttaaaaaatattgtatataattcaattttttatgtattactaaaaatattagaagcataaaaatattttgtagactatgttatattgtcgattctcgatcgatatttatgaatctatattttatgtttatctattattacagttcagttggataacattatttaaataaaaataaatatgacaaAAGTTATAAGTTCtactatataaaattttcataaaataaagaaacatattattatatgcataattcaatatagctctGGGTTATCAAGGCTTATGtaataggcaattatgatatagataatatgaattaatatatgcaatatagacattttattttaatcatattaaatcggcatgaacactcaattatatatattataacttatgaaaaaatgtgatGTGGTCCTTTTTTGCCTGTATATTTGAACTTTTGAACTTCATCTTATGATTAAACATATAGggatggtacatatatttaattagtgttcaaattatataaaattaaatgcaatataatacttaactCTAACCCGAACATGGGTTCCATAACCCCGagccacaacataaaaattatataaaaattatgcaaaaattgtgaccaaaaattacttcgaaatagtcagtttcttaaatatataaattattattactattactgAAATATTCACTCTCtttgaatcatatattattgattcattttcttctttatattttttagcttttctcttaatttttgtttttgaaatcgtttccgaaatccaaataacgaatactaatataaaacgTTGAGAAACGACGATTTGTTTGTTAacatttacatatttataattaaaataatatttaaatgtaatattatttaattccttattatttaccttataagaaattcctaaaaaaaatgctattgcaccaaatattgataaaactataaataatttgtttgttgtcgacgaacttgatgatgcaTCTTGAGAAATTTGTTCAGTTCGTTCAGACaaatttacattattttttgttttttctatTGATGAAAGTGGTGGAAAACtatcacatttattttttaaattatcataatcatttgatagtgtagacaataatttataatatggACTACCTTCAATAACATTAGGATCttccttaatttttttatatttttcaacaaattcATTAGCTTTCCCCGAATGTTTATTGCAATTTGGACTTTCTTCATCAAATTCAAGATACATGttgcataatattttaaatgcatcatataattCAGATATATTGCTCATATCcatatttatcaaattttttgttttatctataagatccttataatttttataatattgttCAACACCAGTTATAGActttttatacatattattatttatatatgtattataaaaatattgtaaattGCTTGTATTTCCTACTTGTTTCTTTAGgcttaacatataacttaaccatatgatAATGTATTCAACAATATCGATGTTACTTTTTGCAACAGACTTAAACAAATCAGGATCCTTAAAGAATGCATCaagcaaatataaacatccagcattaattttttcgagATCACTAATACAGTTATTGCTACTACAATACCCACTTAAAATGTTtccattaataataatttgatatTCTTTGTTACTGCCCAATTTGTTGGAAAACGAGTTAGTTAGAGCAATGAGCGTTCTACACTAAGAAagtatttaaaaacaattaataaacacgcgaattattaaaataaagtttaatgatatatataatacaatatcataaaatgtaaaggaaattattattaaaaaatgcatataccacttgCTTATCCATTGTGAtgaaatttcattttatatttgtaaattgagtagaatcatgctattttatatacgatgtccccaatatgtgacactaatactttaaccctatatatagaaactgtctgtagttaaatatattataactttttaataattaaattattatacataataaaataatattattactaaacgaacgttttatttctttttgtgacaattatttaaattaccttaaatagagggtttcttaatacattttagttaaatataaatacgatgcattttataaaaaaaatgctattcttactaacatctggTAAAACtctgttataaaaatatatatacttttataactaatttaaagtatgtttaaacatagaaaaggaatatatttatattttatgcttTAATGATTGTtcttctaaaacttaaatactgcatgaatataaaaaataaaatgttctattattactataatccttaaaatgatataaatagtgatttttaaagatatattaaatttttatataattttttcttataatatataatatagttttttctaaaattatattattttcgaattaagttgcattgttcccttttttaattgcatatacataattttaatattatttttatttaatgtatatctattccaattatatttaacattttcaataactttatttttattcctatataattaaatttagaaatataccttattagataattttataatatattttgcacatctttctcacggtttaaaacgacaattaacACTGTAACCGTATTTATATGCTTAAATAAGACTTTTAatgcatattgtttttaaaatgatACTTAGTagatattaattattaacatataaataactattgatcaaattttaaagtataataaaaactaTGTGTATTTAGGTTGGTATATTTGCATTTTAgataggagagataagggaattatactttttaagacaaggatATAGCCATATAAAATTTACCTATTCTATATAGCTAATTATGTATTGTATTTCTTTAACATTAAACTTTCAACTcatgtatacattaaaaatgccttagaattattttctaaatatatagtttacttttatattttataataaactatatttagttttattatgaaaaactataaaattattaatattaattttcttggtagtgttaattctaatattatagcATTAAATCTTACTTAAATAagtgttataatatttcatttgatgttttgtgcatataattttaatcttattacaagtttaataatatatatcaacgtATTCGAATCAGAtgaatttaatgatttttcgtatttaatatgtttatctattgttattactattattattactgcTATATCACTGTATAGTACATCGGAATAATTAATGCGCTTAATcaaaatactttaaatcaattaataatttttttgtttcattgTTTTATAGTATTTAGAACATATTATTtcgtaataacaatatatttaaattataaatttagagtttttatatacataataacctaataaagatattattaattcaaattaaattaattattacatatcattatattttgcattaatatataattgtatatatttccaaatttaacatatttcagttttagtcatttatacaatattatatatataaatattagaATAATAacgttaattttatataccaaGTTGTTTATAAGTATAACaaactataatattaaattttattatatacttacattttattttttaactattttaaaatataattatttatacctcaaaatttaaaaattaatagtgattaatctactattatacctttatgataaataaattaaagcgtatGAAGCaattctattaatacaattacaacttcaaaaaatgttagaagcataacaataatttatagattatgttatattgtcgattctcgatcgatatccatgaatctatattttatgattatctattatacaTTAGTAATGTGAttaattaacattaaaaatataatcattaatatgaaggTATATTGTAATGTAGATGAATATTCAAAACTAAtcgaattataatatatacctcatatataataatattatactgTTCGGTTATAAAATaggatttaaattaaaataaatatgatacaaataatacgttttactaaataaaatgtttcatcaaataaagaaacatattacgatatgcataattcattataattatgattaacaaactttatataataaataattacgacatagcataatatgaattaatatatgtaatatagttattttactttaatcatattaaatatatactaacactcaattatatatattataacttataaatatgttatgtaacccctttcatattaatgacaATACCCATTTGGGGGGTACATATTTTGAACATCAGcttgtgattaaacatacggaatgatacgtatatttaattagtgttcgaattataaaaaattaaataaaggtATATTACTTAACCCTAACcccaatatgggttccacaacataaaaaatatataaaaattatgcaaaaattgtgaccaaaaattacttcgaaatagacaatttcttaaaatatatcaaccattattattattcctgAAATAATCATTACTattcgaataatatattaatgatcagtttcttctttatttttttagattttctcttaatttttgtttttgaaatcgtttccgaaatccaaataacgaatactaacataaaattttaagaaGCGTACGGTTGCTCGTTaatgtttacatatatataatgaaaataattttaaaattccttattatttaccttataagaaactcccaataaaattgatgctgcaacaaatataattgcaattgaaattagtgtattttttgttactgAACTTCGTGAACAAGCTACAAGTGGTGGGCCAGTATTACACAAAAAACTATTATAATTACTTTCAAAATCTTTATAATCTTTTGATAAACTTAACCATAGTTGTAAATAAGAACTTCCTTTAGTAATatcaaaaacatttttaactttttcacatttttcaaaaaattctcCAGCATTTTCTAAACATTTATTGCATTTGTAGTTGTCTACATCAGTTTCACtatacatgttacataatgatttaaatgcatcataaaaattatatatatctttaatatcaatatccatcgatcttatttttttttctataacagtcatattaatattactATTACTATCAGTagttttatctatattatccTTATAACAACTATTTGTTTCTATATGATTAGTATAAAACTCGTTTAATCTGGTCGttccattttgttttttttgatttagtttATGACTTAACCATAAACTAGCATATTCAACAATTTGATCACTTTCTAAACTTTCCTCATCAAGCTTTTTTAGTAACATTATAAAACCAGGGATAATCTTTTCTTCATCACTACTACAGTTATTATTAGGGAAATACATACTTAATAAATCCCCAGACATCTCTTTTCTCGAGTTGTTCGGATCATCATCAAAATATTcatcgataaaattaattgcatcacactacgaatatattttacgaattaaacaaaaaaatgtattaacataaatggtactataattaaaattaatataatttatagtaATAGAACATacgaataatataagaaaaaggATATATACCACTTTAGAagccattataatgaaattctgTTATAATTTGGAGATTATGCGGGgtgatgttatttatatatattgtataaaatatatgttgtaTTTACTTAAGCTCTTTACATAGCAGTTATCTTTCGTTAgacatattattcttaattttaacttcatataaaataataatacattagtattactaaaatattatacttattttatgatatttagCTAAACTATCTTAAATAGAGGCTTGCTTACACACTTtgccatatgtatatatgatgcattttatacaaaaaatactattattaataaaatatagtataactttattataaaaatggatgtacttttataatgaatttaaaaaatatatacttatacataTGTTTTAATATCGAAGATAAATGACGtcataaaacttaaataatgcacaaatatataaatttaagaaagttattattattacaatccttaaagtatataaatagtaattttttaaatagattacatttgtatatacttgtttcttataatatatattatagttttttctaaaataattgaattttcaaatttagtTATATGCTCCACTTTctatgtaaaatatataaattatattgtttttatttaatatagataagttaaaaaataattttaatgcgttaaataacttgagttttattcctacatattcCAATTGAGTAGTATTCtctattgggtaattttataatattttttacgcatattttccattctttaaaacaacaattagcactgaaccagtatttataagcttaaataaccctttgaatgtatattatctttaaaacAATACTAAGCAAATactaaatattaacatataaataactattgatggaaattttaagtataatagaaaactatgtttaattaagttattatattccactttaagaggagagagataagatatctttgctcttttaatatttaaattaagtTGAATATTCTATAAATGTTCTGcacttttcatttttatcttatatattatatttttatagttatcaatggatatacattaaaataattcgttaaattttctatattttattaattatatggtaaaacaatgataatataatatgcgttaacatggaataataaaaggaAATTTAATGTTGAATCGTTAGCCTTTTCACAATTTATCcagttttttaaaatataaaactacaaatcccaaattggatctttaataaatatataacaatgatacctttataatgtattattatgtgtcttttatataatattaacatttaattatgtgaagtttccacaataaaaaaatatttcaatattaattattgatagagtattttattagattatatgtataggtatatataataatgcattttACCtaccatattatttataattgttagaacaaaatataatattaaattttattaatattcttatatgcaattatattaactatttttaaatattatttatttatatctcaaaatataaaatttaaaaattaatagtgattaatctattattatacctttatgataattaaattaatatatataaccatTCCTATCAATATAAATTAGAACATTAATATAAATCCAAATTattgaaatgaaaaaaatgattattatatatatttataatttataaatttattataatatatctatagtacattttttatgtattactaaaaatgttagatgcataaaatgcattttatagataacgttgtattgtcgaatatcgatcgatattttatgaatctatattttatgattatctattattatatttcagttggataacacgatttaaattaaaacaaatgtgatacaaataataagtttattaaataaaatgtttcatctaataaataaatatattgcgtattatgatatgcataattcaatatagctctGGGTTAACAagtcttatataataaataattatgatatatcataatatgaattaatatatgcaatatagacattttttttattcatattaaatcgatatgaacgctaaattatatatattataaattatgaaaaaatattatgtaacccttttcatattaatgacaATGCTCCTTTGGGGttacaaatttttaatttcatctagtgattaaatatacgggatgatatatataattaattagtgttcaaattgtacaaaattaatacaatataatacttaatccTACCcccaatatgggttccaGAAACACAACCCtaacccacaacataaaaacaatataaaaactatgatcaaaaattacttcgaaatagacagtttcttaaaataaatcaatcgtcatattcataataatttattaatgattcattttcttctttattttttttagcttttctcttaaattttgtttttgagcTCTTTTCCGTAATACAAATAACGAacactaatataaaatgttaagaagtgtacgatttttttgttaaagtttgcatatatttaatgaaaataatttttaaatttcttattatttaccttataaaaaattaccaaaaatattgttattgcaCTGAATATTGATAAAGCtataattaatttgcttactatcgacgaacttgatgatgtaacATCAGACTTTTGTACAGTTTCTCCAGTTTCTCCAGTTCGTTCAGTAATTTGTCCAGTATCTTGTGGTGTATTTGTCTCTGTAAGAGATGGAAATTTGCTATCTTTATCATCTttacattcattttttaaattatcataatcatttgatagtttagaaaatatttctttatatggACTGCTATCAGTAATATCAGAATCTTCATTAAGtgctttatatttttcaacaaattgATTAGCTTTATCCGAACAGTTCTTGcaatttgttttttcatcATCAAGTTCATTATACAagttacataatgatttaaatggatcataaaattta harbors:
- a CDS encoding PIR protein; this encodes MDKQVCRTLIALTNSFSNKLGSNKEYQIIINGNILSGYCSSNNCISDLEKINAGCLYLLDAFFKDPDLFKSVAKSNIDIVEYIIIWLSYMLSLKKQVGNTSNLQYFYNTYINNNMYKKSITGVEQYYKNYKDLIDKTKNLINMDMSNISELYDAFKILCNMYLEFDEESPNCNKHSGKANEFVEKYKKIKEDPNVIEGSPYYKLLSTLSNDYDNLKNKCDSFPPLSSIEKTKNNVNLSERTEQISQDASSSSSTTNKLFIVLSIFGAIAFFLGISYKYSLFGFRKRFQKQKLREKLKNIKKKMNQ
- a CDS encoding PIR protein, whose product is MASKVCDAINFIDEYFDDDPNNSRKEMSGDLLSMYFPNNNCSSDEEKIIPGFIMLLKKLDEESLESDQIVEYASLWLSHKLNQKKQNGTTRLNEFYTNHIETNSCYKDNIDKTTDSNSNINMTVIEKKIRSMDIDIKDIYNFYDAFKSLCNMYSETDVDNYKCNKCLENAGEFFEKCEKVKNVFDITKGSSYLQLWLSLSKDYKDFESNYNSFLCNTGPPLVACSRSSVTKNTLISIAIIFVAASILLGVSYKYSLFGFRKRFQKQKLRENLKK